In Wenyingzhuangia fucanilytica, the following are encoded in one genomic region:
- a CDS encoding TonB-dependent receptor gives MLSKIHILLIFFLATLAGLAQGRHSIITGKVIAKDGMPLLGATVLVDGNKYATVANDKGEYIIHNISEGKHIVQASYMGFTPEKKEIFVTKNKRHQNIGCDFSLKENSEALQQVVVKAKTEKTKIETEGFAVNVIDTKEASLRNLTTNELLDRSVGIRIRQNGGIGSNVEYNLNGMSGSAVGIFLDGLEISTYGQSFNLNNIPTSMIERIEVYKGVLPSHLTGDYAGGAINVVLKKDVSQNNITLATSYGSFNTSQSDVGAIIRDKKTGLAFRGSAFYTYTDNSYETWGNSTTYVNHLGQITRPYRAKRFNNTYKALGGRFEVGFADTKWADQFFIGYNGSSNYREIPHGVTMSVPYVGRFNETEAHVMLLNYSKKDLLTKDLTLNVNAARSYRSTYLQDTVGIAYNWDGKPREVIEFGERVPLKTLNGGQQGKKVISNTNRKITNMRSNLGYLLTDGHKISLNHKYESTDREDQDLLNPSKEDLATLSTISQHIISFNYEAESFNKRLLTNFLGKYTYNHTNQTEYQISTSNGVNSIVKKDTVSTNSNFGYGATISYNVIPNLYLIASTESSYISPIDNQLFGAAELNILPNTKLKPQKNVNYNLGFRLNAVTFLDKHKISVYANSFWRNGYDIITKQAVDVSEIEEEADADIQVTKYVNLGKTQTLGYEVELIYIYNNRLNASFNFSKFNNLSKDEPYYNQQVINEPFFTVNTNFQYRFNDLFQKKSILNTYYTVGYVQEYYTVWGQPEWSKTPYQISHDVGLSYRFPSKKLVASLDVKNIFNAQLYDNFNIQKPGRGIYFKLNYTINKFL, from the coding sequence ATGCTTAGTAAAATTCACATTCTTTTAATTTTCTTCCTAGCCACTCTAGCTGGTTTGGCTCAAGGACGACATAGCATAATTACAGGAAAAGTGATTGCTAAAGATGGAATGCCTTTATTAGGAGCCACTGTTTTGGTAGACGGTAATAAATATGCTACCGTAGCAAATGATAAAGGAGAATACATCATCCATAATATTTCTGAAGGAAAACACATTGTACAAGCATCATACATGGGTTTTACTCCTGAAAAAAAAGAAATATTTGTCACCAAAAATAAAAGACATCAAAATATAGGTTGCGACTTTTCTTTAAAAGAAAACTCCGAAGCCTTACAGCAAGTAGTTGTGAAAGCTAAAACTGAAAAAACAAAAATAGAAACTGAGGGTTTTGCGGTAAACGTAATAGATACCAAAGAAGCATCTTTAAGAAACTTAACAACTAATGAACTATTAGACAGGTCTGTTGGTATACGTATAAGACAAAATGGAGGAATTGGGTCTAATGTAGAATACAACTTAAATGGTATGTCTGGAAGTGCTGTTGGAATATTTCTTGATGGATTAGAAATTTCAACTTACGGGCAATCTTTTAACCTTAACAACATACCAACTTCTATGATTGAACGCATAGAAGTTTACAAAGGAGTATTGCCATCACACCTTACTGGTGATTATGCAGGTGGAGCCATAAATGTGGTGTTAAAAAAAGATGTCTCTCAAAACAACATTACTTTAGCTACATCTTACGGATCGTTTAACACTTCTCAGTCTGATGTTGGTGCAATTATACGTGACAAAAAAACAGGTCTTGCATTTAGAGGTAGTGCCTTTTATACTTACACAGATAATAGTTATGAAACCTGGGGTAACTCTACAACTTATGTAAACCACTTAGGACAAATTACCAGACCATATCGTGCCAAACGTTTTAACAATACTTACAAAGCACTTGGAGGACGTTTTGAAGTTGGCTTTGCAGACACTAAATGGGCAGATCAATTTTTTATAGGTTATAATGGATCAAGTAATTACAGAGAAATTCCTCATGGTGTTACTATGTCTGTTCCATATGTAGGTAGGTTTAATGAAACAGAAGCTCATGTAATGTTGCTTAACTATAGTAAAAAAGATTTACTAACAAAAGACTTAACATTAAACGTAAATGCTGCAAGAAGTTATAGAAGCACTTATTTACAAGACACTGTTGGTATTGCATATAACTGGGATGGAAAGCCAAGAGAAGTTATTGAGTTTGGAGAAAGAGTTCCTCTTAAAACACTTAATGGTGGGCAACAAGGGAAAAAAGTAATTTCAAACACAAATAGAAAAATCACCAACATGCGTTCTAACTTAGGATATTTGTTGACTGATGGACACAAAATATCTCTAAATCATAAGTACGAGTCTACAGATAGAGAAGACCAAGATTTATTAAATCCAAGCAAAGAAGATTTAGCAACATTAAGTACAATCTCTCAACACATAATTTCTTTTAATTACGAAGCAGAAAGCTTTAATAAAAGGTTATTAACAAACTTTTTAGGTAAATACACATATAACCACACAAATCAAACAGAATACCAAATTTCAACTTCAAACGGAGTGAATTCTATTGTAAAAAAAGATACAGTTTCAACGAACTCTAATTTTGGATACGGAGCTACTATATCCTATAATGTTATCCCAAATTTATACCTTATTGCTTCTACGGAAAGTTCTTATATATCACCTATTGACAACCAACTATTTGGAGCTGCAGAATTAAACATCCTTCCTAACACCAAATTAAAACCACAAAAAAACGTCAACTACAATCTAGGTTTTCGTTTAAACGCAGTAACATTTTTAGACAAACACAAAATATCTGTTTATGCAAATTCTTTTTGGCGTAATGGTTACGACATCATTACCAAACAAGCGGTTGACGTATCAGAAATTGAAGAGGAGGCAGATGCAGACATACAAGTTACCAAATACGTAAATCTTGGAAAAACCCAAACATTGGGTTACGAAGTAGAACTTATATATATATACAACAACAGGTTAAATGCATCTTTTAATTTTTCAAAATTCAACAATCTATCTAAAGATGAACCATATTACAACCAACAAGTAATTAACGAACCTTTTTTTACTGTTAATACTAATTTTCAATATAGATTCAATGATTTATTTCAAAAAAAATCAATATTAAACACCTATTATACAGTGGGATATGTTCAAGAGTATTACACTGTCTGGGGACAACCAGAATGGTCTAAAACCCCATATCAAATTTCACATGATGTTGGATTAAGCTATCGTTTTCCGTCTAAAAAATTAGTAGCAAGTCTAGACGTTAAAAACATATTTAACGCTCAACTCTATGATAATTTTAACATACAAAAACCAGGTAGAGGAATCTATTTCAAATTAAACTACACAATCAATAAATTTTTATAA